A portion of the Bacteroides faecium genome contains these proteins:
- a CDS encoding TolC family protein, whose product MKRLLFIFTFLGFFFVNGRTQEVETLTLEDCLRIGIDNNLSLESKRKEIQKSKYGVSENRARLLPQISAAAGYNNNFDPPVSVTDGSSYGVPYNITRTLQHSANAGLEMQMPLFNQTLYTSMSIAKIMEEISRLSYGKAREDIILQISKMYYLGQVTAEQIMLIKANIIRLEELRDITQAFFDNGMSMEVDLKRVNINLENLKVQYDNAQAMMKQQLNMLKYIMDYPAEKEFALTPVNTDSITTVALTGLSENLYELQLTQSQIELAERQKRMVSNGYIPSLSLTGSWRYAAYTDKGYHWFHSGPSNHWFRSYGLGLTLRVPIFDGLDKTYKIRKAMIDIENSKLAWEDARKNLQTQYLNAVNDLMNNQRNFKKQKANYLLAEEVYAVTSDRYREGIASMTEVLQDEMQMSEAQNNYISAHYNYRVTNLMLLKLTGQIESIVK is encoded by the coding sequence ATGAAAAGACTACTGTTCATTTTTACCTTTTTAGGTTTCTTCTTCGTAAATGGAAGAACACAAGAAGTAGAAACCCTGACATTGGAAGACTGCCTTCGGATAGGTATAGATAACAACCTGTCGTTGGAAAGCAAACGCAAAGAAATACAGAAAAGCAAATATGGCGTGTCTGAGAACCGGGCGAGGTTGTTGCCTCAGATTAGTGCCGCCGCCGGTTACAACAATAATTTTGATCCGCCGGTATCTGTAACGGACGGCTCCTCTTATGGTGTTCCCTATAATATAACCCGGACGTTGCAACATTCCGCTAATGCGGGACTGGAAATGCAAATGCCGCTTTTCAACCAGACTCTTTATACTTCCATGTCCATTGCCAAAATCATGGAAGAAATCAGCCGCTTGTCTTATGGTAAGGCAAGAGAGGATATTATTCTTCAAATCAGCAAGATGTACTATCTCGGACAAGTCACAGCCGAACAGATTATGTTGATAAAGGCGAATATCATCCGCTTGGAAGAGTTGAGGGATATTACCCAGGCTTTCTTTGATAACGGAATGTCTATGGAAGTGGATTTGAAAAGGGTAAATATCAATCTCGAAAACCTGAAGGTGCAATATGACAATGCGCAGGCAATGATGAAGCAGCAACTCAATATGCTGAAGTATATAATGGATTATCCTGCCGAAAAGGAATTTGCACTGACACCGGTGAATACCGACAGTATTACTACGGTGGCCCTGACCGGATTGTCGGAAAATCTCTACGAACTGCAACTTACACAGTCGCAGATAGAATTGGCGGAACGGCAAAAGCGGATGGTCAGCAACGGATATATCCCTTCTCTTAGCCTGACGGGCAGTTGGAGATATGCCGCCTATACTGATAAAGGCTACCATTGGTTTCACTCCGGCCCGTCCAACCACTGGTTTCGCTCCTACGGGCTGGGGCTGACCTTGCGTGTTCCAATTTTCGACGGACTGGATAAGACCTATAAAATAAGGAAAGCGATGATTGACATTGAGAATAGCAAACTGGCGTGGGAAGATGCCCGGAAGAACCTGCAAACGCAATATCTGAATGCGGTAAACGACCTGATGAATAACCAGCGTAACTTTAAGAAGCAGAAAGCCAACTATTTACTGGCTGAAGAGGTATATGCCGTCACGTCCGACCGCTATCGGGAAGGGATCGCTTCAATGACCGAAGTGCTGCAAGATGAAATGCAGATGAGCGAAGCGCAGAACAACTATATCAGCGCGCATTATAACTACCGGGTCACCAACCTGATGTTGCTCAAACTGACCGGGCAGATAGAATCAATCGTCAAATAA
- a CDS encoding helix-turn-helix domain-containing protein: MDTQQDRLLQFDRDLLSGKNICSSQGIFITFPSSLKSLFRMKGLGVIICHRGNFQFSLNQKIHSAKAGESLFIPEEGEFLVLQESEDMEVQILIYQIEPIRDIMGNAVVTMYMYSRITPEEPCCVWATGEEEEITKYMSLLDSALQIENNSFKLYEQKLLLLALTYRICSIYNRKLVNDGEEIGGRKNEVFIRLIQLIEKYYMQERGVEFYADKLCLSPKYLSAVSKSICGYTVQELVFKAIIRKSISLLKNTQQDIQEISNAFGFPNASYFGTFFKKQMGMSPQQYRKNL; this comes from the coding sequence ATGGATACCCAACAAGACCGTTTATTACAATTTGACCGTGATTTGTTGAGCGGAAAAAATATATGTAGTTCGCAAGGTATATTTATAACCTTCCCCTCTTCTCTGAAAAGCCTTTTCCGGATGAAGGGACTGGGTGTGATAATATGTCATCGGGGCAACTTCCAGTTCTCTCTTAATCAGAAAATTCATTCCGCTAAAGCGGGTGAGAGTCTGTTTATTCCCGAGGAAGGCGAGTTTCTTGTGCTTCAGGAATCGGAAGATATGGAAGTGCAGATCCTGATTTATCAGATAGAGCCTATACGGGATATTATGGGCAATGCGGTGGTGACCATGTATATGTACTCACGGATTACTCCCGAAGAACCTTGTTGTGTTTGGGCCACCGGTGAGGAAGAGGAGATTACAAAATATATGTCCTTATTGGACAGCGCTTTGCAGATAGAAAACAATTCGTTTAAACTTTATGAGCAGAAATTACTCCTGCTTGCATTAACCTACAGGATTTGTTCTATTTACAACCGCAAATTGGTCAATGACGGAGAGGAAATAGGCGGACGGAAGAATGAAGTCTTTATCCGTTTGATTCAGTTGATCGAGAAATATTATATGCAGGAGCGGGGAGTGGAATTTTACGCGGATAAACTCTGTTTGTCTCCGAAATATCTTTCTGCGGTGTCCAAGAGCATTTGCGGATATACGGTACAGGAACTTGTGTTTAAGGCGATTATACGCAAAAGTATCTCGTTGCTGAAAAATACCCAACAGGACATCCAGGAGATTTCGAAC
- a CDS encoding MFS transporter, with amino-acid sequence MPSYPKNYPFYNWMPKPLGIIILLFFFLPILTVGGVYSVNSTEMMSGLGIISEHIQFANFVTSVGMAAFAPFLYELVCVRREKMMCIAGFALMYIFSYICAKTDSVFLLALCSLLTGFLRMVLMMVNLFTLIWYAGGMEATRNITPGLEPKDAAGWNKLDIERCVSQPAVYLFFMILGQSGTALTAWLSFEYEWKYVYYFMMGILLVSILIILITMPNYKFPGRFPINFRKFGNATAFCISLTCLTYVLVYGKVLDWYDDESIRWATAASILFAGIFLYMDATRRSPYVLLDAFKLRTIRMGALLYLLLMIINSSAMFVNVFAGVGMHLDNLQNAALGNWCMAGYAIGAVIAMALGSKGLHFKYLFALGFFFLSLSAVFMYFEVQTAGMYERLKYAVIIRATGMMILYALTAAYANQRMPFKYLSTWICIMLTVRMVLGPGIGGAIYSNVLQERQQHYVTRYAQNVDLLNPDASASFLGTVQGMKYQGKSETEARNMAAISTKGRIQVQATLSALKEMAGWTLYGGLICMIFVLVVPYPKRKLVT; translated from the coding sequence ATGCCCTCATATCCTAAAAATTATCCTTTTTATAACTGGATGCCCAAACCGCTGGGTATTATCATCCTGTTATTCTTCTTCCTGCCGATTCTTACGGTGGGCGGGGTTTATTCGGTGAACAGCACCGAGATGATGAGCGGACTTGGCATCATCTCCGAACATATCCAGTTTGCCAACTTTGTAACTTCTGTCGGCATGGCGGCTTTTGCTCCGTTCTTGTACGAACTGGTGTGTGTGCGCCGGGAGAAGATGATGTGTATTGCCGGATTTGCGTTGATGTATATATTCAGTTATATTTGTGCCAAGACCGACAGCGTTTTCCTTTTGGCGCTTTGCAGCCTGCTGACAGGTTTTCTGCGCATGGTATTGATGATGGTCAATCTGTTTACTCTTATCTGGTATGCCGGTGGTATGGAAGCTACCCGCAATATCACTCCCGGCCTTGAGCCGAAAGACGCTGCCGGGTGGAATAAGCTGGACATCGAGAGATGTGTAAGCCAGCCGGCGGTTTATCTGTTTTTTATGATTCTGGGACAGTCGGGCACGGCGCTTACCGCCTGGCTGTCCTTTGAATATGAGTGGAAATACGTGTATTACTTTATGATGGGGATTCTGCTGGTTTCTATCCTAATCATATTGATCACTATGCCCAATTACAAATTTCCGGGCCGCTTTCCCATTAATTTCCGCAAGTTCGGCAATGCCACCGCTTTTTGTATCTCGCTGACGTGCCTCACTTATGTGCTGGTTTACGGCAAAGTGCTCGATTGGTACGATGACGAATCCATTCGTTGGGCAACTGCTGCCAGTATCCTCTTTGCAGGAATTTTTCTCTATATGGATGCCACGCGCCGGTCGCCTTATGTTTTGCTGGATGCGTTCAAACTGCGCACAATCCGTATGGGAGCTTTGCTTTACCTGCTACTGATGATTATCAATTCCAGTGCCATGTTCGTCAACGTATTTGCAGGCGTTGGGATGCATCTTGACAATTTGCAGAATGCTGCATTGGGCAACTGGTGTATGGCAGGCTATGCTATTGGTGCTGTGATTGCCATGGCATTGGGAAGTAAAGGGCTACACTTTAAGTATCTTTTTGCCCTTGGATTTTTCTTCCTGTCCCTGTCGGCAGTATTCATGTATTTTGAAGTACAGACAGCCGGTATGTATGAACGCTTGAAGTATGCAGTGATTATTCGTGCCACTGGCATGATGATTTTGTATGCTCTGACAGCGGCTTATGCCAATCAGCGTATGCCTTTCAAATACCTTTCCACCTGGATTTGTATCATGCTTACCGTGCGTATGGTGCTGGGGCCCGGCATCGGGGGAGCAATTTACTCGAATGTGCTGCAGGAGCGGCAGCAACATTATGTCACCCGTTATGCGCAGAATGTCGACTTGCTGAATCCTGATGCTTCCGCTTCCTTCCTCGGTACGGTGCAAGGGATGAAATATCAGGGAAAAAGCGAAACGGAAGCCCGCAATATGGCTGCTATATCTACCAAGGGGCGGATTCAGGTACAAGCTACGCTCTCGGCTCTCAAGGAAATGGCGGGCTGGACGTTGTATGGCGGGTTAATTTGTATGATATTTGTGCTTGTTGTTCCTTATCCTAAACGAAAATTAGTAACTTAG
- a CDS encoding HlyD family secretion protein, producing the protein METMENNIPSAAHQEKAKKMKKLRRWQIAVSLLGVAIIVWGVIEVVCLFLNYSQTETSNDAQIEQYVSPINLRASGYIDKIYFTEHQEVHKGDTLMVLDDREYKIRVMEAEAALKDAQAGATVINATLNTTQTTASVYDASIAEIEVRLAKLEKDRKRYENLVKRNAATPIQLEQIVTDYEATRKKLEAVQRQKKAALSGVDEVSYRRVSSEAAIQRATAALEMARLNLSYTVVVAPCDGKLGRRSLEEGQFISAGQTVTYILPNTQKWIVANYKETQIENLHVGQEVSVTVDAIGDKEFTGRVTSISGATGSKYSLVPTDNSAGNFVKIQQRIPVRIDFTGLPEEDNERLVAGMMVVVKAKL; encoded by the coding sequence ATGGAAACAATGGAAAACAATATTCCTTCCGCAGCTCACCAGGAGAAAGCGAAGAAGATGAAAAAACTTCGCCGTTGGCAGATCGCAGTCAGCCTTTTGGGAGTGGCTATTATTGTCTGGGGAGTAATCGAAGTGGTTTGTCTTTTTCTGAATTATAGCCAGACAGAAACCAGTAACGACGCGCAGATAGAGCAATATGTATCGCCTATCAACTTGCGTGCATCGGGATATATTGATAAGATTTACTTTACCGAACATCAGGAAGTGCATAAAGGGGATACTTTAATGGTGCTCGACGACCGTGAGTATAAAATCCGGGTAATGGAAGCCGAAGCTGCACTGAAAGATGCGCAAGCCGGTGCCACGGTTATTAATGCCACACTGAACACCACGCAGACCACCGCATCCGTCTATGACGCCTCTATTGCCGAGATTGAAGTACGTCTGGCTAAACTGGAGAAAGACCGGAAACGATATGAGAATCTGGTGAAACGGAATGCCGCCACTCCTATTCAGCTTGAACAGATAGTCACGGATTATGAGGCTACACGCAAGAAACTGGAAGCCGTGCAAAGGCAGAAAAAGGCGGCACTCTCCGGCGTGGATGAGGTTTCTTATCGCCGTGTGAGTTCCGAAGCTGCTATTCAACGGGCAACGGCGGCACTCGAAATGGCGCGCCTGAATCTTTCCTATACGGTTGTAGTGGCTCCCTGTGACGGTAAGCTCGGTCGCCGTTCGCTCGAAGAAGGACAATTTATCTCGGCAGGACAGACGGTTACCTATATTCTTCCCAATACTCAAAAATGGATTGTGGCTAATTATAAGGAGACGCAAATCGAGAATCTGCATGTCGGGCAGGAAGTATCCGTCACGGTAGACGCTATTGGCGATAAAGAGTTTACGGGAAGAGTGACCTCTATTTCGGGGGCTACGGGTTCCAAATATTCGTTGGTACCGACAGATAACTCGGCGGGAAATTTTGTGAAGATACAACAGCGTATTCCTGTCCGTATTGATTTTACCGGTTTGCCCGAAGAAGATAACGAACGGCTTGTGGCCGGTATGATGGTGGTGGTTAAAGCCAAGCTCTAG